The proteins below are encoded in one region of Aquisphaera giovannonii:
- a CDS encoding response regulator transcription factor has translation MSRLLVIEDQKKLLQSLERGLSEEGYQVIPAMTGEEGYQQARSVPVDAVVLDLMLPERDGLDVLRTLRSDGFNKPILILTARDTIEDRVQGLDSGADDYLAKPFAFAELLARIRALLRRDVVNRELTLKADDLEMNLVGRSVTRGGVEIDLTRREFELLEFLLRNKNSAVTRDMIAREVWKEGSGTLTNTIDVYITLLRKKIERPEKRTLIHTVRGVGYALRDAP, from the coding sequence ATGTCTCGGCTGCTCGTGATCGAGGACCAAAAGAAGCTCCTGCAGAGCCTGGAGCGTGGCCTCTCCGAGGAAGGCTACCAGGTGATCCCGGCGATGACCGGCGAGGAGGGATACCAGCAGGCCCGGAGCGTGCCGGTGGACGCCGTCGTCCTGGACCTGATGCTCCCGGAGCGGGACGGGCTCGACGTGCTCCGCACGCTCCGCAGCGACGGGTTCAACAAGCCGATCCTGATCCTGACCGCCCGCGACACCATCGAGGACCGGGTGCAGGGGCTGGATTCCGGCGCCGACGACTACCTCGCCAAGCCGTTCGCCTTCGCCGAGCTGCTGGCGAGGATCCGCGCCCTACTCCGCCGGGACGTCGTCAACCGCGAGCTCACCCTCAAGGCGGACGACCTGGAGATGAACCTCGTCGGCCGCTCCGTCACCCGCGGCGGCGTCGAGATCGATCTGACCCGGCGCGAATTCGAGCTGCTGGAGTTCCTGCTGCGGAACAAGAACTCGGCGGTCACGCGGGACATGATCGCCCGCGAGGTCTGGAAGGAGGGGAGCGGGACGCTGACCAACACGATCGACGTCTACATCACGCTCCTCCGGAAGAAGATCGAGCGGCCCGAGAAGCGGACCCTCATCCACACCGTGCGCGGCGTCGGCTATGCCCTGAGGGACGCCCCATGA
- a CDS encoding sensor histidine kinase: MTRLSLRWRLTLWYGTVLASMVAALGGVVYLLMKRELLNRTDWTLAAHAGMVQEQLAGVRSRDELAGRLSPQLLRHPAFDLRVIDAAGAELGRSDPFQDRGLPTPSPWPEPGQDVYESVRTPGRRRARVLSRVLDSGAGPALLQVAVPLDRSDRQLAELMLLLLLGGPLAVGSALGCGYLLARQALAPVDRMVATADEITATRLDRRIEVANPDDELGRLARTLNGMIGRLERSFEEVRRFTADAAHELRTPLAILRNEAEVALRVPRDSEQYRDCLENMLEEIDHLARLSEALLLLFRGDAGLGANRREPLEIHSVVEEIAEHIRVVATDHQQDLAVEACSPCRVTGNPEQLRRLVFNLLDNAVKFTPAGGRIEVRVGGAGGRVQIVVSDTGIGIAPEHLPRVFDRFYRVDSARSRRTGGNGLGLSICRSIVEAHQGTIELASEPGRGTVVTVNLPCSPGAHSQAPRHEPAGATA, translated from the coding sequence ATGACGCGGCTGAGCCTCCGATGGCGGCTGACCCTCTGGTACGGCACCGTGCTCGCCTCCATGGTCGCGGCCCTGGGCGGCGTCGTCTACCTGCTCATGAAGAGGGAGCTGCTGAACCGGACCGACTGGACGCTCGCGGCCCACGCGGGGATGGTTCAGGAGCAGCTCGCCGGCGTCCGCTCGCGGGACGAGCTGGCCGGGCGCCTCTCCCCCCAGCTCCTGCGACATCCGGCCTTCGACCTCCGGGTCATCGACGCGGCGGGCGCGGAGCTCGGCCGCAGCGATCCCTTCCAGGATCGAGGCCTGCCCACGCCGTCGCCGTGGCCCGAGCCGGGCCAGGACGTCTACGAGAGCGTCCGCACGCCCGGCCGCAGGCGGGCGAGGGTGCTCAGCCGGGTCCTCGACTCGGGCGCCGGGCCGGCGCTGCTCCAGGTCGCGGTGCCGCTGGACCGGAGCGACCGCCAGCTCGCGGAGCTGATGCTCCTGCTGCTGCTCGGGGGTCCGCTGGCCGTCGGCTCCGCGCTCGGCTGCGGCTACCTGCTGGCCCGCCAGGCCCTCGCCCCGGTCGACCGGATGGTCGCGACGGCCGACGAGATCACGGCCACCCGCCTCGACCGCCGCATCGAGGTCGCCAACCCCGACGACGAGCTCGGCCGCCTGGCGAGGACGCTCAACGGGATGATCGGGCGGCTGGAGCGATCCTTCGAGGAGGTCCGCCGGTTCACCGCCGACGCCGCCCATGAGCTGCGGACGCCGCTGGCCATCCTCCGCAACGAGGCCGAGGTCGCCCTCCGGGTGCCCCGCGACTCGGAGCAGTACCGCGACTGCCTCGAGAACATGCTCGAGGAGATCGACCACCTCGCCCGCCTGAGCGAGGCCCTCCTGCTCCTCTTCCGGGGCGACGCCGGCCTGGGGGCGAACCGCCGCGAGCCCCTGGAGATCCACTCGGTCGTCGAGGAGATCGCGGAGCACATCCGCGTCGTGGCCACCGACCACCAGCAGGACCTCGCGGTGGAGGCGTGCTCGCCCTGCCGCGTCACGGGCAACCCGGAGCAGCTCCGCCGCCTCGTGTTCAACCTGCTGGACAACGCCGTCAAGTTCACGCCGGCCGGCGGCAGGATCGAGGTCCGGGTCGGGGGCGCCGGCGGCCGGGTCCAGATCGTCGTCTCGGACACGGGGATCGGCATCGCGCCGGAGCACCTGCCGCGGGTCTTCGACCGCTTCTATCGCGTCGATTCCGCCCGCAGCCGCCGCACCGGCGGGAACGGGCTGGGCCTCTCCATCTGCCGGTCCATCGTCGAGGCCCACCAGGGTACGATCGAGCTGGCGAGCGAGCCGGGGCGGGGGACCGTCGTGACCGTGAACCTGCCCTGCTCCCCGGGGGCCCATTCGCAGGCCCCCCGCCACGAGCCGGCCGGCGCGACGGCCTAG
- a CDS encoding dienelactone hydrolase family protein gives MEREVTIAVEGGRRAVRGGLTVPEGAGAAVLFAHGSGSGRFSPRNQKVAAGLQRAGLGTLLIDLLEEDEADDRSRVFDIRLLAERLMAAADWMRDRAGLRPLRLGYFGASTGAAAALVAAARSPEGIDAVVSRGGRPDLAHAALAAVRAPTLLIVGGEDREVLELNREAYNHLACPKRLEIVPDATHLFSEPGALERVASLAEDWFHRHLVPSPAGRP, from the coding sequence ATGGAGCGAGAGGTGACCATCGCGGTCGAGGGCGGCCGGCGGGCGGTGCGCGGGGGCCTGACGGTCCCGGAGGGGGCGGGGGCCGCCGTCCTCTTCGCCCACGGCAGCGGCAGCGGGCGATTCAGCCCGAGGAACCAGAAGGTGGCCGCCGGCCTCCAGCGGGCCGGCCTGGGCACGCTGCTGATCGACCTGCTGGAGGAGGACGAGGCCGACGACCGGTCGCGGGTCTTCGACATCCGGCTGCTGGCAGAGCGGCTCATGGCGGCCGCCGATTGGATGAGGGACCGGGCCGGCCTCCGCCCGCTCCGGCTCGGCTACTTCGGCGCCAGCACCGGGGCGGCCGCCGCCCTGGTCGCCGCCGCCCGGTCGCCGGAGGGGATCGACGCCGTCGTCTCGCGCGGCGGCCGGCCGGACCTCGCCCACGCGGCCCTGGCCGCGGTCAGGGCCCCCACGCTCCTGATCGTCGGCGGGGAGGACCGCGAGGTCCTGGAGTTGAACCGCGAGGCGTACAACCATCTCGCCTGCCCGAAGCGGCTCGAGATCGTCCCGGATGCCACGCACCTGTTCTCCGAGCCCGGCGCCCTCGAGAGGGTCGCTTCGCTGGCCGAGGACTGGTTCCACCGCCACCTCGTGCCGTCGCCCGCCGGACGCCCGTGA
- a CDS encoding phosphoribosyltransferase yields MTRPFADRYEAGRILAGELGAYAGLAGVVVLALPRGGVPVAYEVARALGAPLDVFLVRKLGVPGHEELAMGAVASGDVVVINDDVVRSLRIPRDAVEEAIGRERREMARRERVYRAGRRPPEVEGKTVILVDDGLATGSTMRAAVEALRRLEPARIVVAVPTASPSTCGEFRALADDCVCSITPEPFRAVGIWYDDFGQTSDEEVCRLLATSADGPPAAG; encoded by the coding sequence ATGACCAGGCCATTCGCGGATCGATATGAGGCGGGCCGCATCCTCGCGGGGGAGCTGGGGGCGTATGCGGGCCTCGCGGGCGTCGTGGTCCTCGCCCTGCCGCGCGGCGGGGTGCCCGTGGCGTACGAGGTGGCGCGGGCCCTCGGGGCGCCGCTCGACGTCTTCCTCGTGCGCAAGCTGGGGGTGCCGGGGCACGAGGAGCTGGCCATGGGGGCGGTCGCCTCCGGGGACGTGGTCGTCATCAACGACGACGTCGTCCGGTCGCTCCGGATCCCGCGGGACGCGGTCGAGGAGGCGATCGGGCGCGAGCGACGGGAGATGGCCCGGCGGGAGCGGGTCTACCGGGCCGGCCGGCGCCCGCCTGAGGTCGAGGGGAAGACCGTGATCCTGGTGGACGACGGCCTGGCCACCGGCTCGACCATGCGGGCGGCGGTGGAGGCCCTGCGGCGGCTGGAGCCGGCGCGGATCGTCGTGGCGGTCCCGACCGCGTCGCCGTCCACCTGCGGGGAGTTCCGCGCCCTCGCCGACGATTGCGTCTGCTCGATCACGCCGGAGCCCTTCCGCGCCGTCGGCATCTGGTATGACGACTTCGGCCAGACGAGCGATGAGGAGGTCTGCCGGCTCCTGGCGACGTCGGCCGACGGGCCGCCGGCGGCGGGGTGA
- a CDS encoding AAA family ATPase, translating to MTLGFIVGKFYPPHRGHKHLIDTARRQVDHLVVMVAHHPSQAIPGELRKAWLEEIHPDCDVRLVPDELEDDSRQWAQFTVRYLGRAPDVVFTSEDYGWEYARLMGTRHVLVDRPRAAVPISGTKVRESPLDHLEWLEPCVRAHFVRRVVLVGAESTGKTTLAQRLAVHYHTAWVPEYGREHWEKKVAGLPMDGPTPAWTREEFVHIATEQRAREEALARVADRVLICDTNAFATGTWFERYEHHRDPEVDAIGARDRADLYLLAAPDVPFVQDGFRDGERIRGWMHDRFLEQLMAGGVPCRVLEGPFEGREAGAIAAIDGLLREPRPVGGTPGGRR from the coding sequence ATGACGCTCGGCTTCATCGTCGGCAAGTTCTACCCGCCCCACCGCGGCCACAAGCACTTGATCGACACCGCGAGGCGGCAGGTCGACCACCTGGTCGTCATGGTCGCCCATCATCCCTCGCAGGCGATCCCGGGGGAGCTGCGGAAGGCCTGGCTGGAGGAGATCCACCCCGACTGCGACGTCCGCCTCGTGCCCGACGAGCTCGAGGACGACAGCCGCCAGTGGGCCCAGTTCACGGTGCGGTACCTGGGCCGGGCCCCGGACGTCGTCTTCACGAGCGAGGATTACGGCTGGGAGTACGCCCGGCTGATGGGGACGCGACACGTCCTCGTCGATCGGCCGAGGGCCGCGGTCCCGATCTCCGGGACGAAGGTCCGGGAGTCGCCGCTCGATCACCTGGAATGGCTGGAACCCTGCGTCCGCGCCCACTTCGTCCGCCGGGTCGTGCTGGTCGGTGCCGAGTCCACGGGCAAGACGACCCTGGCGCAGCGGTTGGCCGTGCATTACCATACCGCCTGGGTGCCGGAGTACGGCCGGGAACACTGGGAGAAGAAGGTCGCGGGGCTCCCCATGGACGGGCCGACGCCGGCCTGGACCCGGGAGGAGTTCGTCCACATCGCGACCGAGCAGCGGGCGCGCGAGGAGGCCCTGGCGCGCGTCGCAGACCGGGTGCTGATCTGCGACACGAACGCCTTCGCCACCGGGACGTGGTTCGAGCGCTACGAGCACCATCGCGACCCCGAGGTGGACGCCATCGGCGCGCGGGATCGGGCGGACCTGTACCTGCTGGCCGCCCCGGACGTCCCCTTCGTGCAGGACGGCTTCCGGGACGGGGAGCGGATCCGAGGCTGGATGCACGACCGGTTTCTGGAGCAGCTCATGGCCGGCGGCGTCCCCTGCCGCGTGTTGGAGGGCCCGTTCGAGGGCCGCGAGGCGGGGGCGATCGCCGCGATCGATGGCCTCCTACGCGAGCCCCGGCCGGTCGGGGGTACGCCCGGGGGCCGGCGTTGA
- the pnuC gene encoding nicotinamide riboside transporter PnuC, whose amino-acid sequence MSGGRRLVAMRGAALIGLVASVALGMAAKGAASPLEAASFVTGAACVWLTVKENPWNFPIGLVNVATFLVVFARAGLLADAGLQAVYFVLGCRGWYLWVRGGEDHAGLRVAGAGVAERLGVALAVVAMTAALWPVLARSGGSAPFWDALTTSISLGAQWLLNRKRPESWLAWILVDAIYVPLYASKSLHLTAVLYAIFLGMAVMGLLEWRGREATAKGQPEGEVAG is encoded by the coding sequence ATGAGCGGCGGCCGACGTCTCGTCGCGATGCGGGGGGCGGCCCTCATCGGCCTGGTCGCGTCCGTGGCCCTGGGGATGGCCGCCAAGGGCGCCGCGAGCCCTCTCGAGGCCGCGTCCTTCGTCACGGGCGCGGCCTGCGTCTGGCTGACGGTGAAGGAGAATCCCTGGAACTTCCCGATCGGCCTGGTCAACGTCGCGACGTTCCTGGTCGTCTTCGCCCGCGCGGGGCTGCTCGCGGACGCGGGCCTGCAGGCGGTGTACTTCGTCCTCGGGTGCCGGGGATGGTACCTCTGGGTCCGCGGCGGCGAGGATCACGCGGGGCTGAGGGTCGCCGGCGCCGGCGTCGCGGAGCGGCTCGGCGTGGCCCTCGCGGTCGTCGCGATGACGGCGGCCCTCTGGCCGGTCCTCGCGCGTTCGGGCGGCTCCGCGCCATTCTGGGACGCCTTGACGACGTCCATCAGCCTCGGGGCACAATGGCTGCTGAACCGAAAGCGGCCGGAGAGCTGGCTGGCCTGGATCCTCGTCGATGCGATCTACGTGCCGCTCTATGCGTCGAAGTCGCTCCACCTGACCGCGGTGCTCTACGCGATCTTCCTGGGGATGGCGGTCATGGGGCTGCTCGAATGGCGAGGGCGGGAGGCGACCGCCAAGGGGCAGCCCGAGGGGGAGGTCGCGGGATGA
- a CDS encoding glycosyltransferase family 2 protein, with product MISVVIPMYNEEGSLGELHRQLAAVFDGGRLGPAEFVFVDDGSADGSWRAVSEIARSDPRVRAVRFRRNFGKAAALTAGFQAARGDTVFTMDADLQDDPAEIPRFLAKLGEGFDVVSGWKKVRHDPWHKVFPSRVFNAMVSRMTGCHLHDHNCGFKAYRAEVLREVGIYGELHRFVPVLAHARGFRVSEIVVEHHARRHGRSKYGFSRFLKGFLDLLTVRFLTGFRQRPLHVLGGTGLALAIAGVLVLLYLAALWAAGERPIGNRPLLFYALGFLIVGVQLLGVGIVAEMVTSYNIRPGDTYSVAERLDPPGEEDAAG from the coding sequence ATGATCAGCGTCGTCATCCCGATGTACAACGAGGAGGGGAGCCTGGGCGAGCTCCATCGGCAGCTCGCGGCCGTCTTCGACGGCGGGCGGCTCGGGCCCGCGGAGTTCGTCTTCGTGGACGACGGCAGCGCCGACGGCTCGTGGCGGGCGGTCTCGGAGATCGCCCGGTCCGACCCCCGCGTCCGCGCGGTCCGGTTCCGCCGCAACTTTGGCAAGGCCGCGGCGCTGACGGCGGGGTTCCAGGCCGCGCGGGGCGACACCGTCTTCACCATGGACGCCGACCTCCAGGACGACCCGGCGGAGATCCCCCGCTTCCTCGCCAAGCTCGGGGAGGGCTTCGACGTCGTGAGCGGCTGGAAGAAGGTCCGCCACGACCCCTGGCACAAGGTGTTCCCCAGCCGGGTCTTCAACGCGATGGTCAGCCGGATGACCGGCTGCCACCTCCACGACCACAACTGCGGCTTCAAGGCGTACCGCGCGGAAGTCCTGCGCGAGGTGGGCATCTACGGCGAGCTGCACCGGTTCGTCCCGGTCCTGGCGCACGCCCGCGGGTTCCGGGTCTCGGAGATCGTGGTGGAGCATCACGCCCGCCGCCACGGCCGGTCGAAGTACGGATTCTCGCGGTTCCTCAAGGGGTTCCTCGACCTGCTCACGGTGCGGTTCCTCACCGGCTTCCGCCAGCGTCCCCTGCACGTCCTGGGCGGGACGGGGCTGGCGCTGGCCATCGCCGGCGTGCTCGTGCTCCTCTACCTGGCCGCCCTCTGGGCCGCGGGCGAGCGGCCGATCGGCAACCGCCCCCTGCTCTTCTACGCCCTGGGCTTCCTGATCGTGGGCGTGCAGCTACTGGGCGTGGGCATCGTCGCCGAGATGGTAACCTCCTACAACATCCGCCCGGGCGACACGTACAGCGTCGCCGAGCGGCTGGACCCGCCGGGCGAGGAGGACGCGGCCGGATGA
- a CDS encoding lysylphosphatidylglycerol synthase domain-containing protein produces MPGARWKRPLIRAIKAAVTLLVLWALGRQVLRTWAELRAHEVAFQLRPARLALAGAFYLAGLACCGRFYEQVLRASPTPVGTGPALRAYLISHLGKYVPGKAMVVVMRAGLSVPYGARAATAAIATFYETLVMMASGCLVAAAGFAAAGPSPALRVRPPGLGAISVETYRLAAAASLGLGLAFLLVVTPPAFRRLSLLFSMPFPKVGAEALPRFDAGLLLRGLGWTAATWILFGASQVEVVLALVPLGPGRWPALMPVVAAAVAFATVAGFVVALMPGGLGVREGVLMLALAPAVGSEDVAVVAALTLRLVWAAVEVLAAAVLLPLGARAKPAAQPPADAGPSLP; encoded by the coding sequence ATGCCTGGTGCCCGATGGAAGCGGCCCCTGATCCGGGCGATCAAGGCCGCGGTGACCCTGCTGGTCCTCTGGGCGCTCGGCCGGCAGGTGCTGCGGACCTGGGCCGAGCTGAGGGCCCACGAGGTGGCCTTCCAGCTCCGCCCGGCTCGCCTGGCCCTCGCCGGGGCCTTCTACCTGGCCGGCCTGGCCTGCTGCGGCAGGTTCTATGAGCAGGTCCTCCGCGCCAGCCCGACGCCGGTCGGGACCGGCCCGGCGCTCCGGGCCTACCTGATCAGCCACCTGGGGAAGTACGTCCCGGGCAAGGCGATGGTCGTCGTGATGCGGGCGGGGCTGTCGGTCCCCTACGGCGCCCGCGCGGCGACGGCGGCGATCGCCACCTTCTACGAGACGCTCGTCATGATGGCGTCCGGCTGCCTCGTCGCGGCGGCCGGATTCGCCGCCGCCGGGCCGAGCCCCGCCCTCCGGGTCCGCCCGCCCGGGCTGGGGGCGATCTCGGTCGAGACGTACCGGCTCGCCGCGGCCGCGTCGCTCGGGCTGGGGCTCGCGTTCCTGCTCGTCGTCACGCCCCCGGCGTTCCGGCGGCTCTCGCTGCTGTTCAGCATGCCCTTCCCGAAGGTGGGGGCCGAGGCGCTGCCGCGGTTCGACGCCGGGCTGCTGCTCCGCGGCCTCGGCTGGACGGCCGCGACCTGGATCCTCTTCGGGGCGAGCCAGGTCGAGGTCGTCCTGGCGCTCGTGCCCCTGGGGCCGGGCCGCTGGCCGGCCTTGATGCCGGTGGTCGCGGCGGCGGTGGCGTTCGCGACCGTGGCCGGGTTCGTCGTGGCGCTCATGCCCGGCGGCCTGGGCGTGCGCGAGGGCGTGCTGATGCTGGCCCTCGCCCCGGCGGTCGGGAGCGAGGACGTCGCGGTCGTCGCCGCGCTGACGCTGCGCCTCGTCTGGGCCGCCGTGGAGGTCCTGGCCGCGGCCGTGTTGCTCCCCCTCGGCGCCCGCGCGAAGCCGGCCGCCCAACCGCCGGCCGACGCCGGCCCGAGCCTGCCATGA
- a CDS encoding HAD family hydrolase → MSVPIPTAPAAPSKAGFAGEVIFRPSFAARPGISHVLFDFDGTLSLIRQGWPEVMVPMFTEALPPLPGESEEDRRRMAYDDIMRLNGKQTIYQMIQLADRIRERGGEPREPLWYKHEYLRRLDVRIADRVEGLRGGAVRPDDLLVFGARALLEDLRRRGLAIYLASGTDEVFVKQEAELLGLGEFFGPRIYGAQDDYKAFSKKMVIERILRENAIPGEGLLSFGDGYVEIQNTKEAGGLAVAVCSDEANNGSGRMDEWKRERLAGVGADILIPDYRDAATLLERILGR, encoded by the coding sequence ATGAGCGTGCCCATCCCGACGGCCCCCGCCGCCCCCTCGAAGGCCGGATTCGCCGGCGAGGTGATCTTCCGCCCGTCCTTCGCCGCCCGGCCGGGCATCAGCCACGTCCTGTTCGACTTCGACGGGACCCTGTCGCTCATCCGCCAGGGGTGGCCCGAGGTCATGGTGCCGATGTTCACCGAGGCCCTCCCGCCGCTCCCCGGCGAGTCGGAGGAGGACCGCCGCCGCATGGCCTACGACGACATCATGCGGCTCAACGGCAAGCAGACGATCTACCAGATGATCCAGCTCGCCGACCGGATCCGCGAGCGGGGCGGCGAGCCGAGGGAGCCGCTCTGGTACAAGCACGAGTACCTCCGGCGCCTGGACGTCCGCATCGCCGACCGCGTCGAGGGCCTCCGCGGGGGCGCGGTCCGGCCCGACGACCTGCTCGTCTTCGGCGCGCGGGCCCTCCTGGAGGACCTCCGCCGCCGGGGCCTGGCGATCTACCTCGCCAGCGGCACCGACGAGGTCTTCGTCAAGCAGGAGGCGGAGCTGCTCGGGCTCGGCGAATTCTTCGGCCCGCGGATCTACGGCGCCCAGGACGACTACAAGGCGTTCTCCAAGAAGATGGTCATCGAGCGGATCCTCCGCGAGAACGCCATCCCGGGCGAGGGCCTGCTCTCCTTCGGCGACGGCTACGTGGAGATCCAGAACACGAAGGAGGCCGGCGGCCTGGCCGTCGCCGTCTGCAGCGACGAGGCGAACAACGGCTCCGGCCGGATGGACGAGTGGAAGCGAGAGCGGCTCGCGGGCGTCGGGGCCGACATCCTGATCCCGGACTACCGCGACGCCGCGACGCTCCTGGAACGGATCCTCGGACGATGA